The window CGCGACGCTCGATCCCGGGAAGGTACAGATCACGAAAGGTCGGAATCCCCAGCCGGTGCTGGCTCGGCGTGCCCGTCAGGTCGAAGGCGCCGTAGACCAGGTTCGCCGCGACGATGTTGCCGAGAGCGTCGTGGCGGTCACGCAGCCGCTGCAACGCGATCGCGGCGATGTTCGCGCCCGCCGAGGACCCCATCACGACGTTGAACGACACCCCCCACTCGCGCTCGGCGTGCTCCAGCAGCCACAGGGCGGCGGCCTCGGCATCGTCGGGGCCGGCCGGGAACGGGTCCTCGGGACCGAGCCGATACGTCGCCGCGACCGTGACGCACCCCGTCGCCGCTGCGTGGCGCAGATTGAAGACATCGTCCATCTCGGGCTGCCCGAGGAAGAACCCACCGCCGTGCCAGTCCAACACCACGCCGCGCAGATCCCCGTCGGGCACGTGGACCCGGAGCCGGATCGGCCCGTGGGGTCCGTCGATCATCCGGTCGGCGAATCGGTCGGTCACCTCGACCGGATTGTCCGAGTAGGCCTCGAAGCTCTTGCGGGCGGCCCGAACCGCCTCGTCCGTCCACTCCGCCGGCGGCTCTCCCCGGAGAC is drawn from Acidimicrobiales bacterium and contains these coding sequences:
- a CDS encoding alpha/beta hydrolase; the protein is MAGPIPDPLHDPELDTHVDEMTRLAELVAGLRGEPPAEWTDEAVRAARKSFEAYSDNPVEVTDRFADRMIDGPHGPIRLRVHVPDGDLRGVVLDWHGGGFFLGQPEMDDVFNLRHAAATGCVTVAATYRLGPEDPFPAGPDDAEAAALWLLEHAEREWGVSFNVVMGSSAGANIAAIALQRLRDRHDALGNIVAANLVYGAFDLTGTPSQHRLGIPTFRDLYLPGIERRDRDRPEISPLYGDLSGMPPALFTVGTADYLLDDSLFMAARWHAAGAAADVRVYPGCPHGFNAYPAELARLANAAMDEWVCARLDAASARVES